DNA sequence from the Podospora pseudocomata strain CBS 415.72m chromosome 2 map unlocalized CBS415.72m_2.2, whole genome shotgun sequence genome:
TTGAGGGCCTAGTAATTGAAGCCCTGGCAATTGAAGCCctgggtgaggtggtgtgAAGTTGAAGGCTTGCATTGGTGCGTGGGCATCGAGCATTAACACCACGGCAGTATATTTACTACAATACTTCCAAATATAAGAATACACTGTGATTTGTAGGGCACAAAATGCACTGCGATGCTGGTGATAATGGAAATGAACGGGTCTGATGGGAAAGGTATGTTGTGGTATGGGGGGTAATGCCCCCCCTAGAAAAAGGGTAATAATGCCCCCCTAGAATTTTtcttaaaaaaaaaagaaaaaaaaaggtatgTAAAGTATAATAATCCCCAAACCAGATTCCCAGAACCCAATAATGAACCGATATATCCAAAATGCCATAACAGTCATAAAACTATACCACCGCCCTCCCTACTTATAGTATTAGGAACGCACTCCCCCCAATAACCCCAAAAACCATCGCCGCCGTCACAAACCCGGCCGcgaccctctcccccgtGGTGATGGGCTTGTACTCCTTCCCCGTCATCCAACTCCCCGGCCCGTCCGCACCCCCATTCACGTCCCCCTTGCTCGTCCCGCCCGTGTCCCCCGTAACAGGCACATCAACCCTATCCACCAACGTCGACGCCACCGCGCTCAAGGCATTCATCTGCTCCCCCACCCCGTTCATCCCGTCATACCCCCCCTTTGTCCAGCTGAACCCACAAGCCGTCCCTGGCCTGCCACGAAAGGGTTGTTCCCCAGGTGGTGCCTCAGTCGGCGAACCCGAACAGGCCTTCGCCGCTGCAATAGCGCTATTGGTCAGAAGCGGGGAGATGGACTCGAACGTATAAGGCGCCAGCTGTGTCGTCCTCGCCAGCCAACGAGTGAGATACCCCTTGAAACTCCGCTGATCAATATCGCAAAATCCCGGAGGTTCACAAAACTGTTCAAACATGACCCTCTCCCCAtcggtgctgttggtgaaGAACGTCCTCTCGGCGGAAGCCAAGTGGCTGTCGAGGCGTCGTTTCCAGATCGGGTTCCCATCGGTAAAATTATACATCACCGCCGACCCGTGAATGAAAATGCCCGCGTTGTACGTCCACTGGATCTCGTCGATGGAGTCACAGCTGTTGCCCTCCTCCGGCTTGACCGTCACACCGTCTAGCACGTCACCATCCCGAAAAAGGCCGGTCTCTTCCTGCCAGGTGTAGATCTTGGCTGCCCACTCGGCGTAGGTGACGTTACCCGTGAAGCGAGCTAGTCGGGAGGcgatgttgaagaagcagccgttggagatggagttgCGGTAGTTGAAGCCGCGGTTGAAGCGGAAGATTTGCCAGGggaggccgccgccgcagccggAGGACTCGTTTTCCTCCCAGCGTTGGGCCCATTGGTTGAAGACTGCttgggcgagggcgaggtaTTGGGGTTGGTCGGGGCCAGGGTCGGGGAATTTGAGCTCGGCGGCTGTCATGGCTGTCATGGCCCAGAAGCCTTGGTCGTCGTTGCCCAGCGTGCGGGTTTGGTTGCGGGGCATGAAGTCCCGGGTGGGGGCggcttggtggaggatggctTGCTTTGTGATGTCGTTGTAGGTGTCGTCGCCGGTGAGCTGCCAGTAGTCGATTAGGGTGCCGAACATGGCGCCTGCTTCCCACCAGAAGTAGGGGTCTGGGAGGTTGCCGGGGGTGTCGCCGGGGAGGTGGCCGGTGTAGTATTTTGTGAGGCCGAAGGCGatttcggcggcggcggctttcacggaagctggaggagggggggtgaggttaGGTTGGTGATAGTTAAAGGAGGAAAGGGGTAAAGGGGTAACTGACCTTCATCACTTATTACCATGTCAATGGCTGTGACAGTCTGCATCAACAAACTCGCCATCCCAAGGATGCCTCCTAATAACCTCATGATATCGAGTGTGCGTGTGTATGTGTAGAGAAGAAAATACAACAAAAAAGAATTGAAGAAGCCTCTACCAAGCAATGATAGagaaacaaaccaccaaaccaccaacagcGTCAGAGAGCTCAAGGTATACAGCGAAGCAACTGATAGTCCATCCGTGAATAGGTATATCAGTAGGTGTCCGGTATGGTCCTTTCCGTTTGTCCAGCCTCGAAGCAAATCCGAATCGTCGAATCAGTCTCCCCTTCTCTTGTCCTACAACAGTTGGTCTCAGCCCTCTAGCAATAAGGTTGATATCACCCTTCTTTTCAGGCCCCCAAATTCCAAGCCTTCCTTCCAACTTGTCGCTTAGAAACTGGAGCGCGGCCGGCCGTTGGTTGAGTGAGAAAACAGCCACAATGGTAACCTCGTATCGTCAGACAAAAAGTCCGTCCCAAGTAGGTCGAAGGATCCTTCGAACAGTAACAAGATTGCCAAGCGCGGGGACAGTGGGAGTCGAAAACCAAGAAAGGGCACAGCCTCAAAGAACGTATAGTCGAAAGGGAAATATAGAAGTCGCAAAAAAAGCCTAACCCAGAGGTGTGTATATCTGTATATAAAAAAACGAACGCTCACCGACCGTCTAGGTGGGGGTTGTTACTTCAAATCGAaacgaaggagaagagagagaaaagagaaaagaaagaaagtcACACCTCTAAGCCCATGAACCAAAATGGCAGATGGACAacaggcggtggtgatgtaaaagggagaaggagaggaagtgaaagagagagagagagagagagagagagagagagagagagagagagagagagaaaagatgagatggaagatCACAGATCTGCCCAGCTGCCAAAGTTTCACAAACCCCCATCCAGCCTAGACCTGGATGGAAAAAAGACAAGAGGGAAACAAAACACATGAATCTCAGCCCAAGCCAAGTGCAACTGCAAtttggcttgctgctgacgCCCGGTTGACTTGACATGTCGACCCCAAACCTGATGTGTTTCAGGTGCCCCGTTGACGTTGTCCCGGAGGGCTGTGCAAAGAGAGGGCCGACCCCTGTCTCCCCCCCACTGCCGCGAATTGCCATCAGTTGAGATCTGGATGTCTTGGCATGAAAAGATCTTGGATCAATCATGCTACATATCAGACGGTTGTTAGCTAGTGATATCCAGAAGAGAATACGTCGAGACTGCCCATGCCAGTTTAGAAAGGTTTCTCTTTGCTAAGTCGACCCCTGATTGATGACAACACAATGACCACCACTCAAGCATGCCAAGGCTCGAATGTTTCCAGACCAATGTCTGTCAAGTACGACTTCACTTGACCCAGAGAAATCCTTC
Encoded proteins:
- a CDS encoding uncharacterized protein (EggNog:ENOG503NXU9; CAZy:GH76; COG:G) gives rise to the protein MRLLGGILGMASLLMQTVTAIDMVITSVKAAAAEIAFGLTKYYTGHLPGDTPGNLPDPYFWWEAGAMFGTLIDYWQLTGDDTYNDITKQAILHQAAPTRDFMPRNQTRTLGNDDQGFWAMTAMTAAELKFPDPGPDQPQYLALAQAVFNQWAQRWEENESSGCGGGLPWQIFRFNRGFNYRNSISNGCFFNIASRLARFTGNVTYAEWAAKIYTWQEETGLFRDGDVLDGVTVKPEEGNSCDSIDEIQWTYNAGIFIHGSAVMYNFTDGNPIWKRRLDSHLASAERTFFTNSTDGERVMFEQFCEPPGFCDIDQRSFKGYLTRWLARTTQLAPYTFESISPLLTNSAIAAAKACSGSPTEAPPGEQPFRGRPGTACGFSWTKGGYDGMNGVGEQMNALSAVASTLVDRVDVPVTGDTGGTSKGDVNGGADGPGSWMTGKEYKPITTGERVAAGFVTAAMVFGVIGGSAFLIL